The Pseudofrankia sp. DC12 region GGCCGTGTCCCCCGACGGCCGGACCGCCTACGCGAGAGTGAGCTACACCGTCCAGCAGCGCGACGTCACCGACGCCGCCCGCAACGCGCTGTTCGCGGCGGCCGGCCCGGTGCGGGCAGCCGGCGTCGGCGTCGAGTTCGGCGGCACGGCCACGCAGGGCTCGGCGGCCCAGAGCGCGACCGAGGTGATCGGCATCGCCGTCGCCGCGGTCGTCCTGCTGGTCACGTTCGGGTCGTTCGTCGCCGCCGGCCTGCCACTGCTGACCGCACTGCTGGGCGTGGCGATCGGCGTCTGCGGGATCGCGATCGCCACCGGGTTCCTGCACCTGAGCGCCAGCACGTCGACGCTCGCCCTGATGATCGGCCTGGCCGTCGGCATCGACTACGCCCTGTTCATCACCTCGCGGTTCCGCGACGAGCTCGCGGCGGGTCAGGACGGTGAGCAGGCCGCCGGGCGCGCGGCCGGCACCGCCGGGTCGGCCGTGGTCTTCGCCGGCCTCACCGTCGTCATCGCGCTGGCCGCGCTCACGGTGGCGGGCATTCCCTTCCTCACCGAGATGGGGCTCGCCGCCGCGGCGACCGTCGCCGTCGCCGTCGCGATCGCGCTGACCCTGCTGCCGGCCGTCTTCGGGTTCGCGGGCCGGCGGCTCGCGCCCGCACAGCCGGCGAACGACACGACGAAGGGCACCCGGCGGCGCGGGCGCCACCTGTCCCGCCGTTTCGCCGGCCTGCGGTCCCGGGACCCGGAGACCGACGGAAACCGGCCGACGATGGGCGAGAGGTGGGCCCGGCTCGCGGTACGGCACCGTGGCTGGGTGGTCGCGACCGCGGTACTCGCGCTCGGGCTCGTCGCGGCCCCGGTCACCAGCCTGCGCCTCGGCCTGCCCGACGACAGCACGGCGGCGCCGGCCAGCACCCAGCGGGTCGCCTACGACCAGCTCAGCTCCGGTTTCGGCGCCGGGTTCAACGGGCCGCTGCTGCTCGTCGTCGACCTGACCCACGCCGGCGACCGCACCGCGGCCGTGGCCCAGGTGGCCGCGACCATCCGAGCGCTGCCGGACGTCACGTCGGTCGGGCCCGCGAGCTTCGACGCGGCGCGGGACACGGCGACGTTCTCCGTCACCCCCGGCAGCGGTCCCAGCGAGGCCGCGACCGAGCACCTGGTGCACAACATCCGGGCGCAGGCCGGCACGCTCGCGGCCACCACCGGGGCCATCACCATGGTGACGGGAGCGACCGCGGTCAACATCGACATCTCCGAGAAGCTCTCGGCCGCGCTCATCCCCTACCTCACGGTGGTCGTCGGCCTCGCCTTCGTGCTGCTCCTGCTGGTCTTTCGCAGCGTCCTGGTACCGCTCAAGGCGACCCTCGGGTTCCTG contains the following coding sequences:
- a CDS encoding MMPL family transporter, with the protein product MATYLYRLGRAAYRRRRLVVALWVLLLALAGVGAATLSGPTSDALSIPGTESQKAIDLLNERMPGAGADTAAARVVFTVPAGSTGTLAEPTRQRAIEHAVQELSHAPQVGRVTDPFTAVGGKWAAVSPDGRTAYARVSYTVQQRDVTDAARNALFAAAGPVRAAGVGVEFGGTATQGSAAQSATEVIGIAVAAVVLLVTFGSFVAAGLPLLTALLGVAIGVCGIAIATGFLHLSASTSTLALMIGLAVGIDYALFITSRFRDELAAGQDGEQAAGRAAGTAGSAVVFAGLTVVIALAALTVAGIPFLTEMGLAAAATVAVAVAIALTLLPAVFGFAGRRLAPAQPANDTTKGTRRRGRHLSRRFAGLRSRDPETDGNRPTMGERWARLAVRHRGWVVATAVLALGLVAAPVTSLRLGLPDDSTAAPASTQRVAYDQLSSGFGAGFNGPLLLVVDLTHAGDRTAAVAQVAATIRALPDVTSVGPASFDAARDTATFSVTPGSGPSEAATEHLVHNIRAQAGTLAATTGAITMVTGATAVNIDISEKLSAALIPYLTVVVGLAFVLLLLVFRSVLVPLKATLGFLLSVVATFGAVVAVFQWGWLKDLFGVSSTGPIVSMLPIFLVGVLFGLAMDYEVFLVTRMREEYMHGRGPDDAVTLGFRHGARVVTAAAIIMISVFAGFILSSEAIIQSIGFALAFGVLVDAFVVRMTLVPAVMALLGRRAWWLPRWLDRLLPDIDVEGKRLVGVTGPATAGVDQPSGAAGPHGRAAQADGTAQEPAGPGTDAGLPSQRRASSGVTAG